The Drosophila bipectinata strain 14024-0381.07 chromosome 2L, DbipHiC1v2, whole genome shotgun sequence genome has a segment encoding these proteins:
- the Not3 gene encoding CCR4-NOT transcription complex subunit 3 isoform X5: MAATRKLQGEIDRCLKKVAEGVETFEDIWKKVHNATNTNQKQKHLQEKYEADLKKEIKKLQRLRDQIKSWIASAEIKDKSALLENRRLIETQMERFKVVERETKTKAYSKEGLGAAQKMDPAQRIKDDARNWLTSSISSLQIQIDQYESEIESLLAGKKKRLDRDKQERMDDLRGKLDRHKFHISKLETLLRLLDNDGVEAEQVNKIKDDVEYYIDSSQEPDFEENEFIYDDIIGLDEVELSGTATTDSNNSNETSGSPSSVTSGGSPSQSPVTVQQVLPSSMPVAPSSGGSSSVNTILFQPQQAGPSNGNNLGYASDTSAASSSATDAATSMVAIGGGDKRSKNTESNTNSKLKQLQPIKPIPVRAAAKVPTGIDNQVNKIVSSTPSKNNSQPTTAAAIVAQSNISASAAGISSSTTGNGPPTTASSTVQPHAPAPGLPITSSTTSSNAATSCLTNSSVQGSTVIPAAPTIAFAAVAKNNTSLLENSPALQQPQPQTLVPTVAAIVGAGPQTLQHQQQPQASQLSNLQTNSSLIQNGLPVSDSNSDNNNSIVDAISLKSMAQEAINRTAIDTTSLIQQQTNNMDPRQSQSQQPSSQQSLLQQHFNTENTANQLQQHQVPPQLQDVSASGTLIGSVVAVTHGAAASNGPTTESGLINVTNATGQPTSINTKPHTHQQQLATTEAHIPTLLGVTPLGPTPLQKEHQVQFQMMEAAYFHLPHPMDTEKLQTYFHRAPVPTPAHYPQAQLPIYDTVEFYQRLSTETLFFVFYYMEGSKAQYLAAKALKKQSWRFHTKYMMWFQRHEEPKIINDDYEQGTYIYFDYEKWSQRKKEGFTFEYKYLEDKELN, translated from the exons ATGGCTGCGACAAGAAAACTTCAAG GTGAAATCGATCGATGTTTAAAAAAAGTAGCCGAAGGCGTTGAAACTTTTGAAGATATTTGGAAAAAAGTTCACAATGCCACAAACACCAACCAGAAG CAAAAACACCTGCAGGAGAAATATGAAGCAGATCTTAAAAAGGAAATCAAAAAACTCCAGCGATTGCGCGACCAAATTAAATCCTGGATTGCATCGGCTGAAATTAAGGATAAAAGCGCATTGCTCGAGAATCGAAGGCTTATTGAAACT CAAATGGAGCGCTTTAAGGTGGTTGAGcgcgaaacaaaaacaaaggccTATTCGAAGGAAGGTTTGGGTGCGGCGCAAAAAATGGACCCCGCCCAACGAATTAAGGATGATGCGCGAAATTGGTTAACCAGCTCTATTAGTTCACTTCAAATACAGATTGACCAGTATGAGAGCGAAATCGAATCGCTATTGGCAGGGAAAAAGAAGCGCTTAGATCGAGATAAACAAGAACGGATGGATGATTTACGAGGAAAGCTGGACCGacataaatttcatatatCTAAGTTAGAGACCTTGCTTAGGTTGCTTGATAACGATGGAGTTGAGGCGGAGCAGGTGAATAAGATTAAAGACGATGTGGAATATTATATTGACTCGTCGCAAGAACCAGACTTCGAAGAGAATGAGTTCATCTACGACGACATTATTGGACTTGACGAGGTAGAGCTGAGTGGCACGGCCACAACTGATAGTAACAACAGCAATGAGACGAGCGGTTCGCCGAGCAGTGTCACCTCTGGCGGAAGTCCCTCGCAGTCACCAGTCACAGTTCAGCAGGTATTGCCTTCCTCAATGCCTGTAGCCCCAAGTAGTGGAGGCAGCAGTTCCGTCAACACAATTCTGTTTCAACCGCAGCAAGCAGGACCATCTAACGGCAATAATTTGGGTTATGCAAGTGATACCAGCGCTGCTTCATCATCTGCTACAGATGCTGCGACCAGTATGGTTGCTATTGGTGGTGGTGATAAGCGTAGTAAAAACACCGAATCCAATACGAACAGTAAATTAAAA CAACTTCAACCAATAAAGCCAATCCCTGTGCGAGCAGCTGCTAAGGTGCCAACGGGTATTGATA ATCaagttaataaaattgttaGCTCAACACCCAGTAAAAATAACTCCCAGCCTACAACTGCAGCTGCTATTGTCGCGCAAAGCAATATCAGCGCAAGTGCAGCTGGAATCTCTAGTTCCACCACTGGAAATGGACCTCCAACAACAGCTAGTTCTACAGTTCAACCTCACGCTCCTGCGCCTGGCTTGCCCATTACCAGCTCCACAACTTCCTCTAATGCCGCGACATCTTGTTTAACCAACAGTAGTGTACAAGGCTCGACTGTGATCCCAGCAGCGCCAACCATTGCTTTTGCTGCGGTAGCAAAAAACAATACAT CACTATTGGAAAATTCTCCTGCATTGCAACAACCGCAGCCACAAACTTTAGTTCCTACGGTGGCTGCCATCGTTGGAGCCGGACCCCAGACTctgcaacaccagcagcagccacaggcGTCACAGTTATCCAATCTTCAAACAAATTCCTCTCTCATACAAAACG gTCTACCAGTCTCAGACAGTAATAGTGACAACAATAATAGTATTGTCGATGCTATATCGCTTAAAAGCATGGCACAGGAAGCTATTAATCGAACAGCGATCGATACGACTTCCTTAATTCAACAACAAACTAACAACATGGATCCAAGACAGTCTCAATCACAGCAGCCGTCTTCGCAACAATCTCTCTTGCAACAGCATTTTAACACGGAAAATACTGCCAATCAGCTACAGCAACACCAAGTGCCACCACAGTTGCAGGACGTGTCTGCATCAGGGACTCTGATAGGCTCGGTAGTAGCTGTGACTCACGGTGCAGCAGCCAGCAATGGTCCCACTACCGAAAGTGGACTTATAAATGTGACGAACGCTACTGGTCAGCCAACAAGCATCAATACGAAGCCGCATACACACCAGCAGCAGTTGGCCACGACCGAGGCACACATTCCTACTTTGTTGGGGGTCACCCCATTGGGTCCAACGCCTCTTCAGAAGGAACATCAAGTACAATTTCAAATGATGGAGGCAGCTTATTTTCATCTGCCACACCCCATGGATACGGAGAAGTTACAAACGTACTTTCATCGTGCGCCAGTACCGACGCCAGCACATTACCCACAG GCACAGCTGCCCATATACGATACCGTTGAATTTTATCAACGGCTCTCAACGGAGACtctattttttgtcttttACTACATGGAGGGCTCCAAGGCCCAGTATCTGGCGGCCAAGGCTTTAAAGAAGCAGAGCTGGCGCTTCCACACAAAGTATATGATGTGGTTTCAACGACACGAGGaaccaaaaattattaatgaTGATTACGAACAG GGTACGTACATCTACTTTGACTACGAAAAGTGGAGTCAGCGCAAAAAGGAAGGATTCACTTTTGAATACAAGTACTTAGAAGACAAAGAGCTGAATTGA